CCGGCAGACCGGGTTAGCCATCCTGGCCACCGTCCGCGAAGCCCTCGGTTCGCTCAACAAAGTCAAGCGCCTGATCAAGACCTTCGGCATGGTGAACTGCACGGCGGACTTCCGGGATCAGCCCCAGGTGATCAACGGCTTTTCCGAGCTGATGCGGGACGTGTTCGGAGAAGATGCCGGTGTGGGCACCCGCAGCGCCGTCGGCCACAACGCCCTCCCCGGCAACATCGCCGTCGAAATCGAATGCATCTTCGAGGTGGAGTGATTTTTTCCCCCGACCGCTTTCCCGCGACTTCCCCTCCTCTTTCCGTTGCACCGCCTTGATCGGTGACTGCATTCTGTCAGCAATTGCGCTCCCCCCGCTGAGCTTCATCACAGCGTGGGTTTGAGGGGTTTGCTGCTTTTTGTGGCATCATTGAACCAATCGTAGCTTGGATATTCGATGGGGCGGCGGGGATCGTCGGGGCTGTCAATCAGCATGGCGCGCAGGTGCCGCATGGTGTCGTCTTGGCGGGCAGCGATGGCCTGCGTCCGCCGTTGCAGCTCGCTCTTCAGCTCTTCCCCTTCCACGATGCGGGGTGGGGTGGCCTGACCCCGGTAGCGGTCGGCTCGGTCCGCGTACAGCGTCATCCTGTCGATCGTGATCTGGACGCTGCCGCCGCCTTGGGGCTTGCAACCGCCGAACTTGTGCCGCAGAGGTCCAGTGAGGGTAACCGGCTCTTGCGCGTCCGGTCCCAACGCCGCCGTGCTCAACGTGACGGTGACATTTTCCTCCAGCACCAGGCAGTAGAGCAGCAGGTCGAGTTCCTCCTCCCGAAGGTTCTCGAAATGGACCTGGAAGGTGAAACGCGTGCCAGGCGGCAAGGGGCGCACGGTGCGTGTTTGCGTGATCCTGGAGGGTGCTGGCACTAATTTTTGGGCACCGACGTGGTGGTGGTAAAACTTTCGCCGCCACTCGTCGGGATAAAAAGGCTTGTGGCTATCCGGCCGAGGCTGACCGACGACAACCGTGAACGGCCCGATTTCCTTGACCTTATTGTCTTGAAGCACGCCATCCGTGAAGCGGACCAAACCGGCGAAGACCTGACCGCGATTATGATAGCCGAACATCCTCGCGGCGATGTCCAAGCGCCACTCGGTGCCACTGCCTGTGGCCGCGTTGTTGAGAGTGTGTCCTGGGTCCGCCCGGCCATTGGGGAAGGGAATGGCGGCGTTGCCGATCAACTCCGCCAGGGAACGGATCAGTCCCTTGAGCGACGTGCCGGGAATGAACGGCTGATTGGTCAAACCACTACGGATGAATCGGCCCGGCTCTTTGCTGCTGCCGATGAGGAACGGCGTGAGCGCTTCCAGGGTGCAATCGAGCCGGCCGGATAGCCCCTGCCAGCGGTGGCGATACGCGGGTTTCTCATGAGTCAATTTCTCCTTCGATACAGGCACCCAGCGGTAGGGATTCCAGAAGTCTTCGCCTTGGGGCATGGCTGGCTCTCCCAACGGGTCTTGAGGTCGCAGAAGCGGAGGAAGTGCACTTCACCGCGACGGTCTTTCCAGAGTTCCACCTGCATCTGGACGATCACTCGGCCTTGTGCCGGCGTTTGGGCCTGCACCGGGTAGCGGAGGCGGTGGGGGATACGCAGGTCGATCCATTCTCCCGGTGTGTGCCTTGTCATCTGGCCCCAGAGAGGGTATGCCGTCTTCTCCGACCTCAGGTTTGCGAGTTCCTCGCGCAGCGGCAGCCACTCTAAGGACGGACACGCCCAACTGCCGAGGAAGACGACCCGGCAGCACCGTTCGCCCAACGCGGGCAGCACGCGCCATTTCAGCTCGCCGGACGGAGAAAAGAGGCGGCCCTCGGTCACGCGAGGAAGCACCTCCGCCAACGGTTCATCACGGGGATCGCGCCCGGCGCCATTCCAGTGGATATTTCCCTGGAAGCCGGGCCAATGGTCCAGGGCCCAGCCGTCGAAGGCCTCCAACCAGCAGTAGACTTTCTCGCCGGAAGGAAACGCCAGCTCTTGCAGCAGTTGCAGCAAGTCCGTCGGGGTCAGATCACCGGCTCGCAGTGTGCTCATGGCGTGTCACCTGTTTGTCACCTGCTGGGCACTCCCAGGGGCTGATGCCATTGGAGGAAGGCTTCCAGACTTCCCGCCAGGGGTTGGAGCACGGAGGACCAGTTCGGCGAAAGATCATATTCGTGCCGCAGTCCGCGGGGCTGGCCGTTGGAGAGGGGAATCGGCTCTGACGGCGACCAGGAGAACAGGCGGTAGTCCCGGCGTTCTTCCTCGGTAGCCAGCTCGGCTAGGCCGACGACTGCCGTTTGCGGCCGGATGTAGCTGAGGACGTAACGCGTCACCTCGCCTCGGACTCGCCCCAGTCCCCGGCTTCGCCCCGATCCGAGGGTGATCATCTCGTCCTGGAGGTCTTGCAGGAGGAAGTTGACCGCCGCCAGTTGCCACAGCTCGAAATTGGTGACCCGGATGGTGGTTTCAAAGACGCCCCCTTCGACGACCACCAATTCAAACAGGACGCCTCTGACTGTGCCGCCGGTGAAGCGGTCGATGCCGACGCCGTTACGCTGGCCCGGCTTGGGTTGGTGCTCCGGCAGCGGATAGGCATCCCCGATGCTGAACCGGCCCGCGAAGCGCAGCGAGCCGAACAAGCGGCATGCCGCACACGACTCGTAATAGGCCGTCGCCGAGGTGTCGGGCCGCCCATTCCCGGCTTCGCGGAAGCCGCAGCCGAAACTCCTCTGCTCCTCAGCGACAGGAACATTGAATTGTTCCCGCTTTTTGGGGTCGGGGTCGTAATACGGCAGGCAGACGCTGCCGGGCCGCAGAGTCCGGGCGATCCGCTCGAAGTGGCTCCGCAGCACCCCTTTCAACGACGAACCGGGAAAGTAAAAAACGCGCTTGCCGTCGCGCAGGGTCTCCACCGGCACCATGTCCGGACCGCTGAGCGTGGCGTAACCGCTCTTGATCAGGATCGGATCGATTGGAGTCAGCCGGAGAGTGACATCAGCCTGACACAGCCATTTGCGTAGCATCGCTCAGTTCCCCCTCGTGCTGGTTTGTAGGTGGTTTTCAATCCTCCTCTGGAAGTACGTCTGCCAGTCGCCCCGGTCGTTGAGTTTGTCCTCCGGTCGGGGGCGGGTCAGGTAGCGCAGCCGCTCCTGGGGGTTGTCGAGGTCCACGCCGCGGAGGGTGATGTTTTCCAGGTGGAAGCGGCCCAATCCCCGGCTGGTGAAGCCGCCGAGGCTGCTGCCGGAAGCCCACTCGAAGAGGGCGGCGCCCAAGAGGGCCTCGTCGGCAGGCGTCGGATTGTCCAGGTCGAAGACGATCTCAAAGCGAGTGCCGGCGGCCACGGTTTCGTAGTCGTACTTCAAAACGTCGGCGGCGGTGTGACTGTCCCGGTCCAGTACCACGCCATCCCGCACGCGCACGACCGCGGCCCCTGGATTGACGAGTGTCCCATCGCTACAGCGCAAGCGGGCGGCTTGCACCGGCGAGCCGAAAAGCTGGCACACATCGCAGGTGTTTTTCCGAATCCAGGCCAGCCGCTCCTCAATCCCCGCTTCCAAGGCTTGCCGATAACTCTCGCGCTGGCGGCTGTACCAGCGCACATCACTGGCACACCCCACGCCGCTGGCTTCGACGTTGAGCAGGCAGGCCCGCAGATTCAAGGCCGGAGCCAACGCCTCGCAAGTGCTGCGGAGCTTCCCTTTGATCGACGAGCCGGGAAGCATCGGCTGGCCCGCGGCATCGAGGAGCACGCCTAAGTCGGACGTTTGCCCCTCCCGCCCCGTCCCGATCCGCCAGCCCGTATCGAAGACGAGGTGCCCGCGGACCTGGAGCCTCGAACGCAACCGAAATTGTTGAGCCATCGTGGACGTTGCCATGTCAGTCTCCCTTGTCACTCTTTTCGGACTGGGTTCGCCTGGCCATCTCGTAGAGGTAATGGGCACAAAATCGTTGGAAGAAGACGGGGTAGTGCTCTGATTCCCATTGGCGGAGCCAGCGCTCGCGTTCTTCGCGCTTCTGCTTCCGCGCTTCCTGTTGCTCCTTGGTCAGCTTCGCTCCGGGAGGTTGTTTTTCCTCCTGAAGTTCGGCAGGCAGGGCCTGATCCCGCGCCTGAGTCAGCGACCAGGGAACCCTCGGTTGCTTGCCGTCACACAGCCCTTTGATCAAATCCCAAAAGGCGATTTCCGCTTCCAGCTCGGACCGCCGTTCCTCCTTCGTGGTGGTCTCCAGCTTGGCCTCGGCTTTCTTGCGCTGATGTTCGGCGAACGCAGCCACTTGGCGTGGCTCATTCATCGCAATTTGACGCAAGCCGGAGATCTGGGAACGGGCGATGGGCCAGTCGTCGGAACTTCTGTACGATTCCTCCCCGTGCTGGCGCAGATACTGCTCGACTGCTACCTTTGCCTGCTGGCCCAGTTCCGTATCCGCAGCGATGTCGATCTCAAGCATGGCTTGGCTCCATCTCTCTCTGGGCTTTGACGTACAGGTAGGCTCCGACAACTGCCCGGACCCAGCCGCGGGCCAAATGCAGCCGCAAGAGCAAGCGCTGCCCCTCATCCTGGGTCATATCATTGGCCGCCCGGCGCAAGGCCTCCAACTGCTTGAGAACCTCATCGCCGACCTGCCGCCATTCCTTGTAAGCTCCGGCATTGCGTCCCATCTGGTTTTTGACGAAATCCTCGATATCCGCGAAGCGCGTGGCGGAGACTGCGATCTGCTGGAGGTTCCGAATCTGAGAACTGACGCGCCCACCTTTGTCGGACCTGAACGTGTCATACATCCGTTCGCCGAGTCGGATCGCCGCCTGGTGCTGGCGGTCTGTATCCAGGAAGCTATCTGCTTTTTGGATGAGTTCCGGTGTCAGTTGTGGGTTCATGGCGAAGCTCCTAACCGTGCAGGACTCGAATCATGGCGTCACTACTGATAGTTGTGGCGAGAAGCGGCGGTGGAAGTCATCGCAGATGAGGACCTGGCCGAAGCCTTCGTTGCGGCGGGCACCGAGGCCGTCGGCTTCCAGCTCGCGGAGTTTTGCGTGCAGTTCGGCCTGGCCGCTTTTGTCCCCCTCATAGAGATACACGTAGACCGAGCCGCGCGTGACCAGCCATTCATCCTGCCGGGGCAAGCCGTGGGCGACATTCCAGCCGCGCAGCCGATCGTGGCTTGTCACAGCGGTCACGCACCACAGCCGGCCCCCCGCGAATTCCTTCCCCGGCAGGTCGAATACCCGCAGCGTGGGATTCGGCGGCGGCAACGGCGGCAGCCAGGGCACCATCCCCGCGGGATCGAGCGTGTAGCGCAACAGGGCATCGACCAGAATCGCACCCGTGGGCAGGGACAGAGAGAAGAGGAAGTACCGCTCCTCCGCCGCGAGCTGGGGGGCTGAATGTCGAAGCATCTCCCGACTCCAGGCGGACCAATCCACGGCTGCGGCAGGCACCTCCTCGCCGATCGTCACTCGCACCCGGCCATAGCCCCGCGTGCGTGCATGGCCGATGCGCAGAATCTGCTCCTGATCTCGGAGCAACTCCTGCAATGCCGGGAGGACATCGTCCGCCGCTGCGATCCAGCCGTGGAGCCGGGATGCTTCACCCGCCGGAGGAGCTTGCGGTTCCAGGACCGGCAGGTTGAACAGGACCTTTTCCGCTGCTGTGTGCGTGAGCCGATCGATGCCGACGTGGACCGCCACGGTCCGCCGCCAGAGTCCCTTTGGCTCGGTCGGTTCCCCGTTGCTCTTGAGCTGCCAGAAGCCGCTGAAGGCTTTCAGGTCCTGGCCGCATACTCGGCAGCGTTCCGGCTCGGCGGACGTTTGGCCCAACCGCGAACGCAACAGTGGCACAAGCTGATCGACGACGCCGTGCTTGCCATCCTCCCGGAATCCAGGCACGCGTTTGCAGGAGAAAGCGGTCCGCGGAATGACGCGCACCGCCGGGTCAAGCGGTCCAAAGCGGCAGGCGTGTTCATCGAGGAACAGCCGCCTAAAGCTCGCATCGGGAGCGCCATGCCGTTGCAGCCACGCCTGGGCGAAAGCACCCCGCAACAGCGTCCCGGTGATCGACTGCGCCCCTTCGGAACGCTGAGACTGCCGCTCGCGGCGGATGACCAGCGGCGATGCCAACTCGGCTTCCACGCGATAACGCTTCACGCCTAACCCTCCCCCCGAAAGTCTTTCAGAAACGCGAACCAGTCCTCGCCCAGGTCTTCAAAGCTCTTGAGCGCCTGCCCCAGAGGAAAAGAGGACTGGTCATTCCAGCGGACTGTGTTGTTCTCGATTTCGATGCGGCAACGGCCAAAGCCCGCGCTTTTATCGCCGCCCAGACGATCGAGGCTGAGCAGGCCGGCCAGCAGCAGGGAATACTCGAAGGGGAAGCTGTCGCCGTCCTGGGTCAAGCTCCCCGCGGGATGGCGTGCCTGCAGGCGGCTGTGCAACCGGGTCGCTCGGCCTTGAACTACCTCGGTGACAAACAGGGTCTGTTCGCGGGCGGTTCCCGTGAGCCGATCGATGGCAGTGCGGCTGTGGGTGCGGGTGGTTCCCCGGCGGTCGCCCGGCGCCGGCAGGGCATCCTCGACAAACAGGCACTCCCCTTGGAACCGGCTGCCGAAGAGGCGGTCGATCAAAAGCCGCGACTGAGCCAGCGGGCGAAAAGCCTCCAGCAAGGCGGGGTCCGTTTCCGCACCCACGACGTGCGGCGAGACCACTTCCCCGCCCAGCAGCGCCGCCAGCCGCTCGCACTGATGCCGCAATACCCCCTTGATCTGGGAACCCGGGACGAAGGGGACCCGTTCCCCCCGCGCTCCCCATGCCCGCTGCCGCAACAGCCGATCCACTTGGACCGTTCCCCGGCCGCTGCCCACATGCCAGTCCGATTCCCAGGTGATCGT
This Thermogemmata fonticola DNA region includes the following protein-coding sequences:
- a CDS encoding RidA family protein; the encoded protein is MPSTPEQRLQELHLILPPAPKPVAVYKTALRWGNLLFVSGHGPLKPDKTMITGRVGQDLTLEQGKEAARQTGLAILATVREALGSLNKVKRLIKTFGMVNCTADFRDQPQVINGFSELMRDVFGEDAGVGTRSAVGHNALPGNIAVEIECIFEVE
- a CDS encoding RAMP superfamily CRISPR-associated protein produces the protein MPQGEDFWNPYRWVPVSKEKLTHEKPAYRHRWQGLSGRLDCTLEALTPFLIGSSKEPGRFIRSGLTNQPFIPGTSLKGLIRSLAELIGNAAIPFPNGRADPGHTLNNAATGSGTEWRLDIAARMFGYHNRGQVFAGLVRFTDGVLQDNKVKEIGPFTVVVGQPRPDSHKPFYPDEWRRKFYHHHVGAQKLVPAPSRITQTRTVRPLPPGTRFTFQVHFENLREEELDLLLYCLVLEENVTVTLSTAALGPDAQEPVTLTGPLRHKFGGCKPQGGGSVQITIDRMTLYADRADRYRGQATPPRIVEGEELKSELQRRTQAIAARQDDTMRHLRAMLIDSPDDPRRPIEYPSYDWFNDATKSSKPLKPTL
- the csx19 gene encoding type III-D CRISPR-associated protein Csx19, which codes for MSTLRAGDLTPTDLLQLLQELAFPSGEKVYCWLEAFDGWALDHWPGFQGNIHWNGAGRDPRDEPLAEVLPRVTEGRLFSPSGELKWRVLPALGERCCRVVFLGSWACPSLEWLPLREELANLRSEKTAYPLWGQMTRHTPGEWIDLRIPHRLRYPVQAQTPAQGRVIVQMQVELWKDRRGEVHFLRFCDLKTRWESQPCPKAKTSGIPTAGCLYRRRN
- a CDS encoding RAMP superfamily CRISPR-associated protein, with translation MLRKWLCQADVTLRLTPIDPILIKSGYATLSGPDMVPVETLRDGKRVFYFPGSSLKGVLRSHFERIARTLRPGSVCLPYYDPDPKKREQFNVPVAEEQRSFGCGFREAGNGRPDTSATAYYESCAACRLFGSLRFAGRFSIGDAYPLPEHQPKPGQRNGVGIDRFTGGTVRGVLFELVVVEGGVFETTIRVTNFELWQLAAVNFLLQDLQDEMITLGSGRSRGLGRVRGEVTRYVLSYIRPQTAVVGLAELATEEERRDYRLFSWSPSEPIPLSNGQPRGLRHEYDLSPNWSSVLQPLAGSLEAFLQWHQPLGVPSR
- a CDS encoding RAMP superfamily CRISPR-associated protein; protein product: MATSTMAQQFRLRSRLQVRGHLVFDTGWRIGTGREGQTSDLGVLLDAAGQPMLPGSSIKGKLRSTCEALAPALNLRACLLNVEASGVGCASDVRWYSRQRESYRQALEAGIEERLAWIRKNTCDVCQLFGSPVQAARLRCSDGTLVNPGAAVVRVRDGVVLDRDSHTAADVLKYDYETVAAGTRFEIVFDLDNPTPADEALLGAALFEWASGSSLGGFTSRGLGRFHLENITLRGVDLDNPQERLRYLTRPRPEDKLNDRGDWQTYFQRRIENHLQTSTRGN
- a CDS encoding RAMP superfamily CRISPR-associated protein; translated protein: MKRYRVEAELASPLVIRRERQSQRSEGAQSITGTLLRGAFAQAWLQRHGAPDASFRRLFLDEHACRFGPLDPAVRVIPRTAFSCKRVPGFREDGKHGVVDQLVPLLRSRLGQTSAEPERCRVCGQDLKAFSGFWQLKSNGEPTEPKGLWRRTVAVHVGIDRLTHTAAEKVLFNLPVLEPQAPPAGEASRLHGWIAAADDVLPALQELLRDQEQILRIGHARTRGYGRVRVTIGEEVPAAAVDWSAWSREMLRHSAPQLAAEERYFLFSLSLPTGAILVDALLRYTLDPAGMVPWLPPLPPPNPTLRVFDLPGKEFAGGRLWCVTAVTSHDRLRGWNVAHGLPRQDEWLVTRGSVYVYLYEGDKSGQAELHAKLRELEADGLGARRNEGFGQVLICDDFHRRFSPQLSVVTP
- a CDS encoding RAMP superfamily CRISPR-associated protein, which produces MNRQPQRLDVTFTITWESDWHVGSGRGTVQVDRLLRQRAWGARGERVPFVPGSQIKGVLRHQCERLAALLGGEVVSPHVVGAETDPALLEAFRPLAQSRLLIDRLFGSRFQGECLFVEDALPAPGDRRGTTRTHSRTAIDRLTGTAREQTLFVTEVVQGRATRLHSRLQARHPAGSLTQDGDSFPFEYSLLLAGLLSLDRLGGDKSAGFGRCRIEIENNTVRWNDQSSFPLGQALKSFEDLGEDWFAFLKDFRGEG